A stretch of DNA from Lysinibacillus sp. B2A1:
CTCATAAAATAAAAGTGGTATCACAACTTATGAGTAAAGCTACAAGAGAGGTTGTGAAGATATAAACAAAGGGCTTAGGGAATTTTACGCACTAGCCCTTAGATTGATATGTGATGGGATGGGGTATTGTTTGGATTTATTCTTTATCCTCATATATTCTTCTACCAAAACCCCAACCTACAATCACTCCTGCAAATGCACCTATTACACTATATCGAATGATAGAAACAATATAATCATACACAGGTACATACACTGTTGAATAACCACCATCAAAATCGTAAGTTTCCTTGTAGTCCACAAGTAAGATAGATAAAGCTAATGAAATAAAAAACCCATAAATTGCCCATTTTTGAATACTTTTTTCCAGAATACTCACCTCTAAATTTTTTCCAATCATACTAAATGAAAATTATATCTCTAAAGAAATCATAACATAGGCAAGTGTTGGTTGGTATATAAATGGTAATATTGCAACAAATGCGATTAACAATTACTCCTAATTTAGTAAGATAAGAGCGATTTTTTTAGAAATCTATTCAGTAATAAGGAGCAACAATTCATAGGGAAATTGCTATACAATACTCAAATTAAATGACAAGCCAAGTTGGAGCGGTAAATAAGAGTAAATGTATCATCATCTAATTTGTATGATTTTGTACAGATATTCTCATAGAGGACTAAGGTCTTAACGATAATGGATAAGTTGTGATTCATTAAACAATTATTAAGGAAGTACCAAGTTGTTGATGCCTGTTCTGTAAACAGTGCTCAATGCAATCGAGTAACCAACTATTCAGCTTTGAGTTAATTACATGAGTAACTAGCAAGATCCTAGAACCATTTAACGAGTCTGTGAGGATAGTAGAGAATAGGTAGAATGAATGTAAAGGAGTATTCTCGTGAAAGTATAAGAACATAAACAAAAGGACTTGTGTGTGTTTATGCACAAGCCCTAAAATGATGTGTGTTGCCTATGGTATTGATTGTAGAAAAGGAATGATTGCCCCAAATGATTATTCATTCAGCTCTTTTTTCTGTTTTGTATCAATTATTTTAAATAAAAAGAACAGTAGACTACAAGAAAAAACTATCGACATTACACCTTTAACCGAACGCATTACAACGGTATCAGTAGGGAAACCATATAAAATATGTCCCAAACAATATATCCACGCTACAACTATGAATAATTTAAATAGTATATTCTTCATGAAGTATTCTCCCTTAAAAGAACGGCCTTTTTCCTTACTAGCTGAAAATGCTATCTACAGAGAATTATAGCATAATAAATCCTGAGTTGGTATAAAAATGGTAATTATTATTCACTATTACAGTAGGTAATAATAGCCCCATTATTTAGTGTTTTTTCTTCAGTAGAATCTATAGTGGCATCTCCAAGTACACTCAATATCAGTTAGAAATTGTTCCCGTTCTGTAAGAGCATTTCATTTAAACTTCCATATTGTTTTTTGGAAAGTAACACGTAGTACCCTTCGAGAAACTGAGTATCTCCTCCCATAGCTGCGAATTCCCTTGACAATGCTAATCCTGAGCTAAAACAGTGAAGCTAATTGCTTGGAATTCCAACTCTGAGTACTTTTTTAAACTATATATTTACTTCCTCTTGTCCCCATAGAAAACCATCTTCACGTTGATTCAATCAAGTATATTAAACGTCTTTCAACAGTGAGCACTAAAAATAATTCACTTTTAATATTGAAAACTTGTCTTTTAGCAGATTTGAAAACTAAAAAATTCGATTTGCATCAATTTTTTTGTGGCAAATCGACTTTTTTCAATGATAGGTTTTATTTGGTATAATAAGATAAATTCAGAAAGTTTAACTATATTGTTGGAGATCAATTATGAAACAGATTTCTTATGAGATTTCGAAATAAATGATTCCATGTTTTAGGAAGTGTTTTCATTATCAAGATTTTGGCTTACGTTAGAAAGAGAAAGGGAGGATATTCATGCTATTACTCTGGAGTGTTTCCTTTGTTATCGTAATTTTTGCCTTCATTTTAGCAGTAGTTAAGCTTTCGTGGATTTACATGTTTATAAGTACAATTGCGTCTATACTAGTTGCATCTTATTATTTTTTGGGAGCAAACAATGCTTGGAAGTATATCGGTTTGATTCCTATTTTCTTATTAATGTTGACAGTAGCTTTTTGGTATTTAGAAAAAAGGAAAATAGAGATTAATTGCCGATTTCATAAAGATTTAGATTACAAGTAGTGAAAAAAATATAACCTAAACATAGGAAGGAAGCATGTCGCATTCCATTTTATTATGAGAATTTTTTCGATTTCTTTTGCAACTGTCAACTACTTGAAAAGAAACGGAACGAAGTATACAATAGCGTTCTGAGGTTGTTCGATTCTTATGGGATGGTTGATGCTTGAAGTAGTATATATTACGAATTTCCTTGAAAAGAACGATGTATTGGGTGGATTAGAAAAAGAGAAGTAAGCATTCACAAATTCAAAACCTCCTAACTTTTAGCAGCTAGGAGATTTTTTATGTTTAAAAAGATATATAGTTTGACTTTTATTGACTTGAGATGACTTTGTGTTAGCCACATCTCTTAAATTATGATTATTCCTCTACTAATGCAGATAGTTGAAAATACGATTTTAATTTTACTGCTTTCATTTCACGCTCTAATTTCATATAATAGCCTGCGCCAGTACCGCCTGTATAGCGAAACGTATTATGCTTGTGACAGATCGGTAATAAATGTACATAACCACCCTCATCAACTGAACTTGAATTGGTTGCTTGTAAAATTACATGACCGCCTACTATTGTATCATTACAGCTAAATCCTCTCGTTTTATCATCACTTCCATCTTGTGAATCACCTATATAAATTTTGTTTTGCTCCGCACAGCAAGAAGTGACATCATACTCATTTTGCAAACAGACTTTTAGTAATTGAATCCAAGATGACACTCCATGCCTTGGATCATGAGTACTACCCTCCACATTGGCAAACGTTGTGCCGATATCTAAAGGATCTGTCACACTATCATATACAGATCTTAAAGGAACAATGATAAATTCGTCTGTATAGTCTGTCTCTGGATTCCATAAATCAGCAAAATAAGCACCTTGCTCATCCTTTGTTTTACGATAAACTACTCGGAAACGCGCTTCCTGCTCCTGTGTCAATTGCAATTTAGCACCCTCTACTGTCGTTGGCATATTGGTAATCATTCTTATTCCTCCTATAGGTTTAAAGTCTGTTTATTATATTTTTTATTGTAATCATCTAGCATTTCCTGGAATTTCGTAACGAACTCAAAAATAGAGATGAAATCAGTATTACTGCTAGCCCCTGTATTGTTAATGCTAACACTTTTATCTGCTGCTGTTGCTTCAAGATAATAGCCTAAAATTTGCGGATTCGTAAAGCGCACCGTAACGCTATTAGCAGAGGATTGCACGCTGGAATTACTTTGTGCTGAGGATGAGGAAGAAGACCTGCTTCCACCGAAAATAAAGAAGCCTCCACCTCTTGCTGAATGATCCTCAACACTTTGTGCAAATGAATCTGACATAGCGGTTGCAGAAGTAAACTTAATTGTGACATCTCGCGCAATAACAAATGCCGTAGGGAAGCATGGGAAAACACATTGATTCATTTCTTTAAAGCGTTCCTTTGAAAAATCTTGATAATCTTTCGATGGTGCAATGGATTTGCTTGATGTATTATACATATCCTCTGTCAGTAAAAAGACCCCAGGATTAAACCATTCTCGACCAATTTGTACCTTTGCTACAGACAGGCCAATTTGGATGGACATCTCTGAGCTACTAGCAAATGCCTTGCTGATCGCTTCCTTATGGCTAGAGCTACTAGAATAGCCACCAAAGAAAAAGGATACGCCGTAGTTAGAGGAAGAGGCTGAAGCATAGGAAGAGGAAGCTTGATTCGCTTCTTTTAGGCTAGATGTGAGAATAATCTGTGTAAAATTCTCGGGCACATGATTTGGTGCAACTTCATTTTCCTCTGTTTGCTTACTAGCCTCCTTTGAAGATTGTAAAACAGTTGCAAGTCTAATTTTCTCTTTTAATGCTTCAATATCCTGATTTGTATTGTCAAGCTGCTGTTGTAAGGGGGAGAGCATGGATTTGAATTGGAGCTTATTGTTCGCTTCAAAATATTGCATCGCAGCATTTGTTGCCTTTTGTGCCTTGTCAATTAAATCATTTTGTGCAGTTAAACAATCCTTAAAGTTAGCACTAAGCTTATCAAGCAAATCTTTTACCTTATCATTTTCAACACCAAAAATACGCATAACCGTTGAAGGTAAAACGCTTGTTACTTCCTGTAAACCTTGGGAAGCCATCACATCAACCAATGTTTTTAACATATCGAGTGTTGTATTAGCATACGTTTTCTGCAATGCTTCAAGTGACGCTTTAAACGCTGTATCATTTTTTTCATAAGCCTCTTTTAATGCTTGTACTTCTTTTTCATCCGGAATAATTGCTAAAAATGAGTTGATATTACTTGTAATATTGCTACGTTGAGCTACTAATACGGCTAGCTGCTGTGCTAATGCTGCTGGACTTTCGAGTAAGTCAATAGGTGTAAAGGAGGTATTCAATAAAGTAAACCAGTTTTCAGGATAAAGCTGAACAGGATAAACATGTCCACCATCTGGATTCATTTTTCCTACATTGGCAATTGTAGAACGCGCCTCCGCAATTTCACGCCCAACACCACTATCTAAAATACCATTAATAATTTCCATATCACCTGGGGAAAAAACACTTAAAACTTTACCGAGTTTTTCCTCTACTCCAAGCACTTCTGCCTCTGCCGTTATTTCATACCAATCTAAAAATTCATTATTACGTTGCTTATAGTCTTCGGCTGTCTGCTCTGGGTACTTTTTCGCAAGTTCGTTTTTCTTTGCCACTTGTTTTTCAGCCCATGCTTGCTTTGCCTCTACATAATCGCTATACAATCGGTAGAATACTTGCTCAAGCGTAAGTACATCCTGCTTGCCATCCCCAAAATTATAAGGATATGGCGTCATTAAAACCTCTCTTAGTTTGTTTTTCGCCTCAAATAGCTTACTATTTAATTTAGGTGTTAGCATATCTAGTGCAGTTTTATACTGAGTTGATAGGTGACGCCCATTATCAGAGGCTGTCATCTGACAGGCATCAAACAATTTATTGACAAGCTTTGATTCATTAGCTCTTACATAAGCAGGCTTCGGTTCGTTATTGTCAATGTCATAGGCATACTGTGAGGCACTAATTAACGTTCCGGGAAGGCTCATACAAAAAAATTGATTTGCATTACTGCCACCAATAACGGAAGTAATCTGTTCATATAGTTTATCCGCAAAGCTTTTAGAATTCTCATTATCCTGCAGATCTGTTGCTGTCAATATCTGATCTTGTTCATTTTCCATTGTACTTCCCCCAATACATAATTGTGATTGTAAAGCTTTCACCAAACCACTATATGAAGAGGCCCTCTTCCATATAACACCCGACTTAAAAAAACTTTTGTTAGTTTTTATAGAGAAGTAATGTTGGTTTATCGATAGAATCTTTAGAGTTATCGAAAAAAAGTCATGTTTTATCGCCAAACTTTTTAATTTTATCGGCTAAAACGGCTTTCGACAGCCAAACCTTCCTTTTTATAGTATAATAGGCGTAAGAACAGCATTTGTTTGTGATGTGTTAGGGAAAGGATGATATTTGTATGGCTGAGAAAGTAGGACAATCTTTCGTACAACCAACTCCTTCTGGCAAAGAAGAACTTGGGAAAATTGAAGTAGCTGCAGAAGTAATCGAGGTTGTTGCAGGGATCGCAGTAAATGAGGTTGAAGGCATTGCTGCAACTCGTGGAAATATTGCAACGGGTGTTGTTGAGCGCTTCGGTAAAAAAGTGCACAATAAAGGCATTAAATCGGGTGTGACGGAAACAGGTGAAATTGCCATTGATGTATTTTGTTCTGTGAAATATGGCCATGCTATTCCAAAGGTAGCGAAGGAAGTACAAAGTCAAATTCGTCAGGCGATTTTTAATATGACTGCACTTGAAACAGCAGAGGTGAATGTACACATTACTGGTATTCACTTTGAAAAAGAAGAGGTTGCTGTACACGAATAGCAAAAAAGGGTTGCCGAGAGTGGCAGCCCTTTTCTATTAAATAGGAAATGTTTTAGCAATACATTATAGCTCAATATGCTTTGGCTTTCTCCAAAATAAAGCAAGGATAACGCCGAGGGTTAATACGATTGTTGCAAAATAGTAGGGGTAGTTTAAATTAATATCAAACAAGATGCCGCCTAAAATTGGTCCAAATATATTACCAAGGCTTGTGAACATGGAGTTCATACCACCCACAAAACCTTGCTCGTTTCCGGCAATTTTGGATAAATAAGAGGTAGCGGCAGGACGTATTAAATCAAAACCTACGAAAATAAAGAATGTTACAAATAAGATGGCAAAATAATGACTTACAACTGTCATCGCAAATGTTAGAACAGCAGAGAGGATCAGTGAATAACGAATAACATTTATTTCGCCCATTTTTTTTGTCAGCCAATCGAATAATAATAGCTGTGCAAGAGCACCGACTATCCCGCTCCCAGTAATAATAATTGCGATATCTGAGGGTGTAAATGCAAATTTATGATCCACAAATAAACTAAATAGCGATTCAAATGCGGCTAAACCAAAGGAAAGTACAAAAATTAGCACAAATGGAATAAAATAGAGTGGACTAAATACGCGTTTTACACTGCCTAAAATGGATGGTGCAGCCTCTTGGTCATCTAAAGCACGTGTCGGTTCTTTTAACAATATTAATGACAGGATAGC
This window harbors:
- a CDS encoding MFS transporter; this encodes MDKKQILTLSILLSNLFIAFLGIGLVIPVLPTIMNELHISGSVVGYMVAAFAITQLIVSPIAGKLVDKIGRKVMIVVGLFIFGLSELLFGIGRSIEILFISRMLGGVSAAFIMPAVTAYIADITTLSQRSKALGYMSAAISTGFIIGPGIGGFLAEFGTRIPFYAAGILGFVAAILSLILLKEPTRALDDQEAAPSILGSVKRVFSPLYFIPFVLIFVLSFGLAAFESLFSLFVDHKFAFTPSDIAIIITGSGIVGALAQLLLFDWLTKKMGEINVIRYSLILSAVLTFAMTVVSHYFAILFVTFFIFVGFDLIRPAATSYLSKIAGNEQGFVGGMNSMFTSLGNIFGPILGGILFDINLNYPYYFATIVLTLGVILALFWRKPKHIEL
- a CDS encoding Asp23/Gls24 family envelope stress response protein produces the protein MAEKVGQSFVQPTPSGKEELGKIEVAAEVIEVVAGIAVNEVEGIAATRGNIATGVVERFGKKVHNKGIKSGVTETGEIAIDVFCSVKYGHAIPKVAKEVQSQIRQAIFNMTALETAEVNVHITGIHFEKEEVAVHE